The following proteins come from a genomic window of Maniola hyperantus chromosome 8, iAphHyp1.2, whole genome shotgun sequence:
- the LOC117984442 gene encoding LOW QUALITY PROTEIN: juvenile hormone esterase-like (The sequence of the model RefSeq protein was modified relative to this genomic sequence to represent the inferred CDS: inserted 4 bases in 4 codons) — protein MTQTRPYKAVNNVSSIIVPVEQGLLEGEQKWTVTGDKTFYSFKGIPYAAPPTGDRRFKAPEPALSWHGVRNATVHGNVCPQFNVLLNTYLPGSEDCLFLNVYTPSLLPRSHLPVICFIHGGGYIFGSGDDDNYGPDFLVNNDVVVVTMNYRLDQLGFLCLDNREVPGNAGMKDQVTALRWIQRNIKNFGGDPKKVTIFGESAGSSAVTLHALSPMSKGLFRRVIGSSGVPINDFTLAFGQRRRAFALGXKLGFDTKDASALFKFLRTVPAEKLINTESSILAAEDYIQVLNKGHFTVPVVEKDFGQXRFLTEPPLTSVQKGRNKVDMMLGHNSNEGIIVSLFENTTFLTDYDSFPEVLVPRDISYQTTLTLHLELADXIKQHYTGSRLKSLNTIPLFARYITDFYTVPVIRYATHLTKVEGNGDIYLYQFSSISERNVLSQRGVKYGLTGVAHNDDLQYIFNANVQNLPVVKNSTSYKMIQQICSLLTNFAKFGNPTPDSSLGVVWPAYDKNSKVYLDVGKXLTLHSNPRESAMKFWRSIYKRAGVQF, from the exons ATGACGCAAACCCGCCCGTACAAAGCAGTG AATAATGTATCCAGCATCATAGTGCCTGTGGAACAAGGCCTGTTGGAAGGAGAGCAAAAATGGACAGTCACGGGAGATAAAACGTTTTATTCTTTCAAAGGCATCCCGTACGCAGCTCCGCCTACTGGGGACAGGAGATTTAAG GCTCCTGAACCTGCACTGTCGTGGCATGGTGTACGAAATGCTACGGTACATGGAAACGTTTGTCCTCAATTTAATGTTCTCCTTAATACATACTTACCTGGAAGCGAAGATTGTCTGTTCTTAAACGTTTACACACCATCATTGCTGCCGCGCTCGCATTTACCAGTCATATGTTTTATTCACGGAGGTGGTTATATATTCGGTTCTGGCGATGATGATAACTATGGACCAGATTTTCTAGTTAACAACGACGTGGTTGTGGTGACGATGAATTATAGACTTGACCAACTCGGGTTCCTGTGTTTAGATAATCGAGAAGTGCCCGGAAATGCGGGTATGAAAGATCAAGTAACTGCGTTAAGATGGATACAAAGGAATATAAAAAACTTTGGTGGAGATCCGAAGAAGGTAACCATCTTTGGGGAAAGCGCGGGATCTTCTGCAGTGACTCTACACGCACTGTCTCCGATGTCGAAAGGGCTGTTCCGTAGAGTCATAGGATCGAGTGGAGTGCCAATAAACGATTTCACACTTGCATTTGGACAAAGACGAAGAGCCTTTGCACTTG AAAAGCTAGGCTTTGATACCAAAGATGCTTCAGCGCTCTTTAAATTTCTCCGAACCGTACCCGCCGAAAAACTGATCAATACTGAATCTTCTATTTTAGCAGCGGAAGATTATATTCAAGTTTTGAACAAAGGACACTTTACTGTACCGGTCGTGGAAAAAGATTTTGGCC GAAGATTTTTGACAGAACCACCCCTTACTTCGGTTCAGAAAGGGCGGAATAAAGTGGACATGATGCTAGGGCACAATTCAAACGAAGGAATAATAGTGTCACTTTTTGAAAATACGACTTTTCTCACAGATTACGACAGCTTTCCCGAAGTTTTAGTACCAAGGGATATTTCGTACCAAACGACATTAACGCTCCATTTGGAATTAGCAG ATATAAAACAACACTACACTGGGTCACGTTTGAAGTCATTAAATACGATACCGTTGTTTGCGAGATACATTACAGATTTTTATACAGTGCCTGTTATTAGATACGCAACGCATTTAACCAAGGTGGAAGGGAACGGTGATATATATTTGTACCAATTTTCAAGTATATCTGAACGGAATGTTCTGAGCCAAAGAGGCGTGAAATATGGATTAACAGGAGTGGCACATAATGATGACCTTCAGTACATCTTTAACGCAAACGTTCAGAACCTACCTGTCGTTAAGAACTCCACCTCATACAAAATGATACAACAGATATGTTCCTTGCTCACTAACTTCGCAAAATTCgg TAATCCTACGCCTGATTCGTCACTCGGTGTAGTCTGGCCCGCATACGATAAGAATTCCAAAGTGTACCTGGACGTCGGAA GTTTGACACTTCACTCGAATCCAAGGGAGTCAGCGATGAAATTCTGGAGGAGTATTTATAAACGAGCAGGAGTACAATTTTAA
- the LOC117984441 gene encoding LOW QUALITY PROTEIN: juvenile hormone esterase-like (The sequence of the model RefSeq protein was modified relative to this genomic sequence to represent the inferred CDS: inserted 4 bases in 3 codons; deleted 2 bases in 1 codon), translated as MALTNNNVSSTIVPVEQGLLEGEXKWTVTGDKTFYAFKGIPYAAPPTGDRRFKAPEPPLPWDGVRNATVHGNVCPQFSILLNTYIPGNEDCLFLNVYTPSLTPSSPLPVMLFIHGGGYAFGSGDDDYNSPDFLIGYDVIVVTINYRLDYLGFLCLDTEEAPGNAAMKDQVAALRWVQRNIENFGGDPNKVTIFGESAGSSSVTLHALSPMSKGLFHRAIGTSGVPITDFSIAFEQRRRAFALGKKLGFDTTNASALFKFLQTVPAEQLIKLNXYYLAAEDYIQASNAVRFTVPVVEKDFGQERFLTEPPLTSVQKGRNXVDMMLGHNSGEGNVITLFPPRSFSAKRSSLSNVAKASLELADDIRQYYTGSCLKSLNTIPLFARYTTDLFIVPVIRWATHLTKVEGNGDIYLFQFSSISERNFLGQQGTPYGLTGVAHSDDLMYAFHSNALNLPVDKNSTSYKMIQQYCSLLTNFAKFGNPTPDSSLGVVWPAYDKSQAYLDVGDDLTLHSNPRPSAMKFWEKLYKLAGVKF; from the exons AATAATGTATCCAGTACCATAGTGCCTGTGGAACAGGGATTATTGGAAGGAG CAAAATGGACAGTCACGGGAGATAAAACGTTTTATGCTTTTAAAGGCATCCCGTACGCAGCTCCACCTACTGGGGATAGGAGGTTTAag GCTCCTGAACCTCCACTGCCGTGGGACGGTGTGCGCAATGCTACAGTACATGGAAATGTTTGTCCTCAATTTAGCATTCTCcttaatacatacatacctgGAAACGAAGATTGTCTGTTCCTAAATGTCTACACACCATCATTAACGCCATCCTCGCCTTTACCGGTCATGTTGTTTATTCACGGAGGCGGTTATGCATTCGGTTCTGGCGATGATGACTACAACTCACCAGATTTTCTGATTGGATACGATGTGATTGTGGTGACGATAAATTATAGACTTGACTATCTCGGGTTCCTGTGCTTAGATACTGAAGAAGCGCCTGGAAATGCGGCTATGAAAGATCAAGTAGCTGCGTTAAGATGGGTACAAAGGAATATAGAAAACTTTGGTGGAGATCCGAACAAGGTAACCATCTTTGGGGAAAGCGCGGGATCTTCTTCAGTGACTCTACACGCACTGTCTCCGATGTCGAAAGGGCTGTTCCATAGAGCCATAGGAACGAGTGGAGTACCAATAACCGATTTCTCGATTGCGTTTGAACAAAGACGAAGAGCCTTTGCACTTGGTAAAAAGCTAGGCTTTGATACCACAAATGCTTCAGCGCTCTTTAAATTTCTCCAAACCGTACCCGCTGAACAACTGATCAAACTGAA CTACTATTTAGCAGCAGAAGATTATATTCAGGCTTCGAACGCAGTTCGTTTCACTGTGCCAGTCGTGGAAAAAGATTTTGGTCAAGAAAGATTTTTAACAGAACCACCTCTTACTTCGGTTCAGAAAGGACGAA AAGTGGACATGATGCTAGGGCACAATTCTGGCGAAGGAAACGTTATAACGCTATTT CCACCGAGAAGTTTTAGTGCCAAGAGATCTTCTTTATCAAACGTCGCCAAAGCTTCACTGGAACTAGCAGATGATATAAGACAATACTACACTGGGTCATGTTTGAAGTCTTTAAATACGATACCGTTGTTTGCGAGATATACTACGGACCTTTTTATAGTGCCTGTAATTAGATGGGCAACCCATTTAACCAAGGTGGAAGGGAACGGTGATATATATTTGTTCCAATTTTCAAGTATATCTGAACGGAATTTTTTGGGTCAACAAGGCACGCCATATGGATTAACAGGAGTGGCACATAGCGATGACCTGATGTACGCCTTTCACTCAAATGCTCTCAACTTGCCCGTCGATAAGAATTCGACTTCCTACAAAATGATACAACAGTATTGTTCCCTGCTCACTAACTTCGCAAAATTCGG TAATCCAACACCTGATTCGTCACTCGGTGTAGTCTGGCCCGCATACGATAAGAGC CAAGCATACTTGGATGTCGGAGATGATTTGACACTTCACTCGAATCCACGGCCATCTGCGATGAAATTCTGGGAAAAACTTTATAAACTAGCAGGAGTAAAATTTTAA